The proteins below are encoded in one region of Segatella copri:
- a CDS encoding DUF262 domain-containing protein: MIHENIKSDDNRLKSSQLYDLKGLFVSSDNSKIVIPDLQRDYCWGTTGNLVVDFVDNLIKHFEENRSKDLIIGLIYGYYEKERPYLQLCDGQQRLTTLYLLLGLLNIMSEEENPFQDFLISDFEYNLDDKEPTLLYAIRDSSLYFLSDLVCKFFIKSDKNKYAWQDNIPSDFIKKQSWWFHEYESDPTIQSMLVTLDKMAELLKDKKFDVIALGKYITEHLFFVYYNMGNRKDGEETFVIINTTGEPLTSTENLKPLVVTHDDKSKWKRNSEIWETIDNYFWNHRRKDEETSDLGMKEFLRMVAAIFNPERAIADYLSREKNDFKFPYENISIQQIDTVFQNFKKLDTNPTLMEICQKMSLTASGEFSKQKDLKEYFVILPLIKYLMEHPSAEDIDIKRVYEFLYNITRYTVIRSQENQIADAIHVLSKLEGNDICGLLDMDAKEHKILTDEELLRLRIYKENESKRESIEQLFDDMSKRSVCPVLHGRISTIIKWAGFDENGCFNKDKFALIKQKFEQLFFKYHQTVSDLTAISFACSVDMDKYPVHTGSDNYSFLYNLDDWYDRFFKGDTSVHTDKIDSDKSASEEDRLSVKLGKYIDTLKLDDMVSSQISIIDSWLLNASHSKNIFFQFVEYFKQVGFWKSNGYNIKFNEGGSWGRMLRIKDTQFTQIIYSSNNNYRDIYLYGNAFVNSGEKNSKWKRIECWKGDYVCLFSDLINYDVAIELYFDDDSLGYLSVFQRDNGKKKLPFFDKVVQEFELKEDDKEKAGIYYSSHESPKDIMDKMNSIREFIASSLS; the protein is encoded by the coding sequence ATGATACATGAAAATATAAAGTCAGATGATAATCGTTTGAAATCAAGTCAGTTGTATGATTTAAAGGGATTATTTGTAAGTTCAGATAATTCCAAGATTGTCATACCTGATTTACAGAGAGATTATTGCTGGGGAACTACAGGTAATCTGGTAGTGGACTTTGTAGACAACCTCATAAAACACTTTGAGGAGAATAGATCAAAGGATTTAATCATAGGACTTATCTATGGTTATTATGAGAAGGAGCGTCCTTATTTGCAGCTTTGTGATGGTCAGCAGCGTTTGACAACATTGTATTTGTTACTTGGCTTACTGAATATTATGTCAGAAGAAGAGAATCCCTTCCAGGATTTCTTGATTTCAGATTTTGAGTATAATTTGGATGATAAAGAGCCAACGTTATTATATGCGATAAGAGATTCTTCACTATATTTCTTATCTGATTTAGTATGCAAGTTCTTTATCAAGTCTGATAAGAATAAATATGCTTGGCAAGATAACATCCCTAGCGATTTTATCAAAAAGCAGAGTTGGTGGTTCCATGAATATGAGTCAGATCCTACTATCCAGAGTATGTTGGTTACTTTGGATAAGATGGCAGAATTGCTGAAAGATAAGAAATTTGATGTTATTGCCCTTGGTAAGTATATCACAGAACACCTATTCTTTGTCTATTATAATATGGGCAACAGGAAAGATGGTGAAGAAACATTTGTCATTATTAATACTACAGGTGAGCCATTGACTTCTACAGAGAACTTAAAACCTCTTGTAGTAACTCATGATGATAAGAGCAAGTGGAAGAGAAATAGTGAGATTTGGGAAACAATCGATAATTATTTTTGGAATCATAGACGTAAAGATGAGGAGACTTCCGATTTAGGCATGAAGGAGTTTCTGCGCATGGTTGCTGCTATTTTTAATCCTGAGAGAGCAATCGCAGATTATCTATCACGTGAGAAAAATGACTTCAAATTCCCTTATGAAAACATTTCTATACAACAGATTGACACTGTGTTTCAAAATTTCAAGAAATTGGATACAAATCCTACATTGATGGAAATATGTCAAAAAATGTCTCTTACAGCTAGTGGCGAATTTAGTAAGCAGAAAGATTTGAAAGAGTACTTTGTCATTTTGCCACTGATTAAGTATCTTATGGAACATCCTTCTGCAGAGGATATTGATATAAAGCGAGTGTATGAATTCCTTTACAACATCACTCGTTATACTGTTATCAGAAGTCAAGAAAATCAGATTGCTGATGCAATCCATGTGTTAAGTAAGTTGGAAGGCAATGACATTTGTGGACTGCTTGATATGGATGCAAAAGAGCACAAGATTTTGACAGATGAAGAATTGCTTAGATTGAGAATCTATAAAGAAAATGAAAGTAAACGTGAAAGTATAGAGCAATTGTTTGACGACATGTCAAAAAGATCGGTATGTCCTGTTTTGCACGGAAGAATTTCTACCATTATAAAATGGGCAGGATTTGACGAGAATGGTTGTTTTAATAAGGATAAGTTTGCTCTTATAAAGCAGAAGTTCGAGCAACTATTTTTTAAGTACCACCAGACTGTATCAGACTTAACTGCCATATCATTTGCTTGTTCTGTGGATATGGATAAATATCCTGTTCATACAGGAAGTGATAACTATTCTTTTTTGTATAATTTAGATGATTGGTATGACCGTTTCTTTAAAGGTGATACTAGTGTGCATACTGATAAAATTGATAGTGATAAGTCTGCAAGTGAAGAGGATAGACTTTCCGTCAAATTGGGTAAGTATATTGATACTTTAAAGCTTGACGATATGGTATCAAGCCAAATTAGCATTATTGATAGTTGGTTGTTGAATGCTTCTCATTCGAAGAATATTTTCTTTCAGTTTGTCGAATATTTTAAACAAGTTGGCTTTTGGAAAAGTAACGGCTATAACATAAAGTTTAATGAGGGTGGTTCTTGGGGCAGAATGTTGAGAATAAAAGATACTCAATTCACACAGATAATCTATAGCTCGAATAATAACTATCGCGACATTTATCTCTATGGGAATGCTTTTGTCAATAGTGGGGAGAAAAATTCTAAATGGAAACGAATAGAATGTTGGAAAGGTGATTATGTATGCCTTTTTTCTGATTTGATAAATTATGATGTAGCCATAGAATTATATTTTGATGATGATTCTTTAGGTTATCTATCAGTATTCCAAAGAGATAACGGTAAGAAAAAATTACCGTTCTTTGATAAGGTTGTTCAAGAATTCGAGTTGAAGGAAGATGATAAGGAAAAAGCTGGTATATATTATTCCAGCCATGAATCTCCAAAGGATATTATGGATAAAATGAATAGTATCAGGGAGTTTATTGCCAGTAGTCTTTCTTAA
- a CDS encoding glycoside hydrolase family 97 protein yields the protein MKKLFLLASLLMAFGISADAGDITSPNGQIKVNFTLDGTVPTYSVTYQGKTIIKPSRLGYQLAKGGKDGKDLLADFSVIDEKTSTFDETWTPVWGENKSIRNHYNDMLVELKQNSTDSYMNVRFRVYDDGVGLRYEFPQKGSLNYFTIKEERTEFAMTGDHTAWWIPGDYDTQEYEYTKTRLSGIRPALHAAVSSNLSQTVFSDTGVQTSLQLKTDDGIYINLHEAALVDYPAMHLNLDDKTMTFTSWLTPDAQGMKGYMQTPFKSPWRTMVITNDARKVLSSNLILNLNEPCKIKDTSWIHPVKYVGVWWEMISGKGEWAYTHDYPTVKLDGTDYVHAKPSGKHSANNANVRRYIDFAAAHGFDAVLVEGWNIGWEDWSGYMKEKVFDFLTPYPDFDIKALNEYAHSKGVKLIMHHETSSSVMNYEKYMDRAYQLMKDYGYDAVKSGYVGNIIPRGEHHYSQLEINHYLHAVTRAADYHIMVNAHEAVRPTGLCRTYPNLIGNESARGTEYQAFGGTKPGHTAILPFTRLQGGPMDYTPGIFEMDCANGSHCNSTICGQLALYVTMYSPLQMAADFPENYEKHMDAFQFIKDVAVDWDKSIYLEAEPMEYITAARKAKGSDNWFVGGVTGMKAHQSTVKLDFLDKGKKYVATIYQDAKNANYKTNPQAYVITKKTVTSKSVLKLNSVAGGGFAISILAQ from the coding sequence ATGAAAAAACTCTTTTTGCTCGCAAGCCTTCTGATGGCTTTTGGCATCTCAGCAGATGCAGGAGACATCACTTCTCCTAACGGACAAATCAAGGTGAACTTCACCTTGGATGGCACTGTGCCTACCTATAGTGTGACCTATCAGGGTAAGACAATTATCAAGCCTAGCCGTCTGGGTTATCAGCTCGCCAAGGGCGGTAAGGATGGCAAGGACCTGCTTGCCGATTTTAGTGTTATCGATGAGAAGACTTCCACTTTCGATGAGACCTGGACTCCTGTTTGGGGAGAGAACAAGTCTATCCGCAATCATTATAATGATATGCTGGTAGAGTTGAAGCAGAATTCCACCGACAGTTATATGAACGTCCGCTTCCGTGTCTATGACGATGGAGTAGGATTGCGCTATGAGTTCCCTCAGAAAGGCAGTCTCAACTACTTTACCATCAAGGAAGAGCGTACAGAATTTGCCATGACGGGCGATCATACCGCCTGGTGGATTCCGGGTGATTACGATACCCAGGAGTATGAATACACCAAGACCCGTCTGTCGGGCATCCGTCCAGCCCTGCATGCTGCTGTCAGCAGCAATCTCTCACAGACTGTCTTTTCAGATACCGGTGTACAGACCTCACTCCAGTTGAAGACTGATGATGGTATCTACATCAACCTGCATGAGGCAGCTCTGGTGGATTATCCAGCCATGCATCTGAACCTGGATGACAAGACCATGACTTTTACCTCTTGGCTTACCCCTGATGCACAGGGTATGAAGGGATATATGCAGACTCCGTTCAAGAGTCCTTGGCGTACGATGGTCATTACAAATGATGCCCGCAAGGTATTGTCTTCCAACCTGATTCTCAATCTCAATGAGCCTTGCAAGATCAAGGATACCTCCTGGATTCATCCTGTAAAATATGTAGGTGTATGGTGGGAGATGATTTCCGGTAAGGGAGAGTGGGCTTATACCCATGATTATCCTACCGTGAAGTTGGATGGAACCGACTATGTACATGCCAAGCCATCGGGCAAGCATTCTGCCAACAATGCCAATGTACGCCGTTACATCGACTTTGCTGCAGCCCATGGTTTCGATGCAGTCCTTGTAGAAGGATGGAACATTGGTTGGGAAGACTGGAGTGGCTATATGAAGGAAAAGGTATTCGATTTCCTGACTCCATATCCTGATTTCGACATCAAGGCGCTCAATGAGTATGCGCATTCCAAGGGTGTGAAGCTCATCATGCATCATGAGACTTCTTCTTCTGTAATGAACTACGAGAAGTATATGGACAGAGCTTATCAGTTGATGAAGGATTATGGCTACGATGCAGTGAAGAGCGGTTATGTGGGCAACATCATTCCTCGTGGCGAGCATCACTACAGTCAGTTGGAAATCAATCACTATCTGCATGCCGTAACCCGTGCTGCCGATTATCACATCATGGTAAATGCCCATGAGGCTGTGCGTCCTACCGGTCTCTGCCGCACTTATCCTAACCTGATTGGCAACGAGAGTGCTCGCGGTACTGAATATCAGGCTTTCGGAGGTACCAAACCGGGACATACCGCCATCTTGCCTTTCACCCGTCTGCAGGGTGGTCCGATGGATTATACACCGGGTATCTTTGAAATGGATTGCGCCAATGGTTCTCATTGCAACTCTACCATCTGCGGTCAGTTGGCACTTTATGTAACGATGTACAGTCCGTTGCAGATGGCTGCCGATTTCCCTGAGAATTACGAGAAGCACATGGATGCCTTCCAGTTTATCAAGGACGTGGCTGTAGATTGGGACAAGTCTATCTATCTGGAGGCTGAACCAATGGAGTATATCACCGCTGCCCGCAAGGCAAAGGGTTCTGATAACTGGTTTGTCGGTGGCGTTACGGGCATGAAGGCTCATCAGTCTACCGTAAAGCTCGATTTCCTTGACAAGGGAAAGAAGTATGTGGCTACCATCTATCAGGATGCAAAGAATGCCAACTACAAGACCAATCCTCAGGCTTATGTCATCACCAAGAAGACTGTAACCAGCAAGTCTGTCTTGAAGTTGAACTCCGTTGCAGGTGGCGGATTTGCAATTAGCATTCTTGCACAATAA
- a CDS encoding alpha-amylase family glycosyl hydrolase, which produces MNKMLLVAALAATTLSAQAEQKKGPAWLSDALFYQIYPSSYMDTDGNGIGDLPGITSKLDYIKSLGVNALWLNPIFESGWFDGGYDVIDFYKVDPRFGTNTDLVTLVNEAHKRGMKVCLDLVAGHSSTKCAWFKESSEKDPNQRYSDYYIWMNDIPESEKKEIEARHQEASPESSTRGRYVEANAPRAKYYEKNFFECQPALNYGFAHPDPNHPWEQSVDAPGPQAVRREIRNIMAFWFDKGVDGFRVDMASSLIKNDPDKKEVSKLWNEMRAWKDKYYPETVLISEWANPQQAIPAGFNIDFYIHFGLKGYASLFFDRKTPWGKWEQSYQNCYFDKQGKGSLKEFSENYTKAFNATKNLGYIAVPSANHDYQRPNIGTRNTPDQLKVAMTFFLTMPGVPFIYYGDEIGMKYQMNLPNKEGSNERSGTRTPMQWTKGKNAGFSTSAPDKLYFPVDTENGKLTVEAQQGDQNSLLSYTRKLTALRHSAKALDNEGDWKLLNQKGQEYPMVYERTLGDEKYVVVVNPGAKAASLNISSVGGKAVSVLSTGKVVYKSGKKTDAIKASGISAAVFKVVK; this is translated from the coding sequence ATGAATAAAATGTTGTTGGTTGCTGCCTTGGCGGCAACCACACTTTCTGCTCAGGCAGAACAGAAGAAGGGACCGGCTTGGTTGAGTGATGCACTTTTCTATCAGATTTATCCATCTTCCTATATGGATACTGATGGCAATGGTATTGGTGACCTGCCGGGTATCACTTCCAAGTTGGATTACATCAAGTCGCTGGGTGTGAACGCCCTCTGGCTCAATCCGATCTTTGAGTCGGGATGGTTTGATGGTGGCTATGATGTCATCGACTTCTATAAGGTGGATCCTCGATTCGGTACCAATACCGATTTGGTTACATTGGTCAATGAGGCCCATAAGCGTGGCATGAAAGTTTGTCTCGACCTGGTGGCAGGACATTCCAGCACCAAATGTGCCTGGTTTAAGGAGTCTTCCGAGAAAGATCCTAACCAGCGTTACAGCGACTATTATATCTGGATGAACGATATTCCTGAGAGCGAGAAGAAAGAAATAGAAGCCCGTCATCAGGAGGCAAGTCCGGAGTCTAGTACCCGAGGCAGATATGTGGAGGCGAATGCTCCTCGTGCCAAGTATTATGAGAAGAATTTCTTCGAGTGCCAGCCAGCCTTGAACTATGGCTTTGCTCATCCAGACCCAAATCATCCTTGGGAGCAGAGCGTAGATGCACCTGGACCACAGGCTGTTCGCAGGGAAATACGTAACATCATGGCTTTTTGGTTTGATAAGGGTGTGGATGGATTCCGTGTTGATATGGCGTCATCGCTCATCAAGAACGACCCCGACAAGAAGGAGGTTTCCAAACTCTGGAATGAGATGCGTGCATGGAAGGACAAGTACTATCCTGAGACCGTCCTGATTTCAGAGTGGGCTAATCCGCAGCAAGCCATTCCTGCCGGCTTCAACATCGATTTCTACATCCATTTCGGTCTTAAGGGCTATGCCTCTCTGTTCTTCGACCGCAAGACTCCATGGGGCAAGTGGGAGCAGAGCTATCAGAACTGCTATTTCGACAAGCAGGGCAAGGGTTCGCTTAAGGAATTTAGCGAGAACTATACCAAGGCTTTCAATGCCACCAAGAATCTCGGCTACATCGCTGTACCATCTGCCAACCACGATTACCAGCGTCCTAACATCGGTACCCGTAATACGCCAGACCAGTTGAAGGTGGCGATGACCTTCTTCCTCACCATGCCAGGTGTTCCATTTATCTATTATGGTGATGAGATTGGTATGAAGTATCAGATGAATCTCCCTAACAAGGAGGGTAGCAATGAGCGCTCTGGTACCCGCACTCCGATGCAGTGGACCAAGGGCAAGAATGCCGGCTTCTCAACGAGTGCGCCTGATAAACTCTACTTCCCTGTAGATACGGAAAACGGAAAGTTGACCGTTGAGGCTCAGCAGGGAGATCAGAATTCTCTGTTGTCATATACCCGCAAGCTGACCGCTTTGCGTCATTCAGCCAAGGCTCTTGACAATGAGGGAGATTGGAAGCTCCTGAACCAGAAGGGTCAGGAATATCCGATGGTATATGAGCGCACTTTGGGTGATGAGAAGTATGTTGTTGTCGTGAATCCTGGTGCCAAGGCAGCCTCTCTCAACATCAGCTCTGTAGGTGGCAAGGCAGTTTCTGTTCTTTCTACAGGCAAGGTTGTATATAAATCAGGCAAGAAGACCGATGCCATCAAGGCTTCAGGCATTAGTGCCGCCGTATTCAAGGTGGTTAAGTAA
- a CDS encoding AAA family ATPase — protein MEQLNNPFVIYGYKGAEYFCDRKKETEVIMKALQNERNIVLISPRRIGKTGLIHHVLENISKQEPETHCFYLDINATRNLSQFIQLLAKTVIGKVDTFSQTAMRKITTFFAGYKPTMSFDEMTGIPTFSITVSPSQSEDSLKHIFEYLKQSEKRIYIAIDEFQQIAEYPEDGTEALLRSYIQFLPNVYFIFAGSKQHMMTDMFLSAKRPFYQSSQILNLPLINQDEYHHFANRWMGTRNLTMDPDTFAYLYNKVDGQTWYIQDILNRLYQNGKEITTAEIDDVTLELVNEQEVAFVNYYDSLTDNQAALLSAIAQDKAVTSILSQDFISRHNLPAASSVSLALKTLINREFIYKYNGSYIIYDRFFGMWLRKNCAGN, from the coding sequence ATGGAACAGCTGAATAACCCATTTGTTATCTACGGATATAAGGGAGCAGAATACTTCTGCGACCGCAAGAAAGAGACGGAAGTCATCATGAAGGCTTTGCAGAATGAGCGCAACATCGTCCTCATCTCTCCTCGCCGCATCGGAAAGACGGGACTCATACACCATGTCTTAGAGAACATCAGCAAGCAGGAGCCTGAGACGCATTGTTTCTATCTCGACATCAATGCCACAAGAAATCTGAGCCAATTCATCCAATTGTTGGCAAAGACGGTTATCGGGAAGGTTGATACTTTCTCGCAAACTGCCATGCGCAAGATTACCACCTTCTTTGCCGGCTACAAGCCTACGATGTCGTTTGATGAGATGACGGGAATCCCTACGTTCTCGATTACGGTTTCACCAAGCCAGAGCGAGGATTCTCTCAAACATATCTTCGAGTATCTGAAACAATCGGAAAAACGAATCTATATTGCCATCGACGAGTTTCAGCAGATAGCCGAATATCCCGAAGATGGCACAGAGGCCCTGCTACGCTCCTATATCCAGTTTTTGCCGAATGTATATTTCATCTTTGCAGGCAGTAAGCAGCACATGATGACCGACATGTTCCTGTCGGCAAAGCGCCCATTCTATCAGAGTTCGCAAATTCTCAACCTTCCTCTCATCAACCAGGATGAGTATCATCATTTTGCCAACAGATGGATGGGGACCCGGAATCTGACCATGGATCCTGATACCTTTGCCTATCTATATAATAAGGTGGATGGTCAAACCTGGTATATTCAGGATATTCTGAACCGACTCTATCAGAACGGAAAGGAAATTACGACAGCGGAAATTGATGATGTAACCCTGGAATTGGTGAACGAGCAGGAAGTGGCATTCGTGAATTACTACGATTCCCTTACAGACAATCAGGCAGCCCTTCTATCTGCCATTGCCCAGGATAAGGCTGTCACCTCCATTCTTTCGCAGGATTTCATCAGCCGCCACAACTTGCCTGCTGCCAGCAGCGTGAGTCTTGCTCTCAAGACGCTGATCAATAGAGAATTCATCTACAAGTACAATGGCAGCTATATCATCTACGACCGCTTCTTCGGGATGTGGTTGAGGAAGAACTGCGCTGGAAATTAA